The Rhodobium gokarnense genome includes a region encoding these proteins:
- a CDS encoding cbb3-type cytochrome c oxidase subunit 3: MYEQLASFAQTWGLVYFVILFAAVLVYALWPSNGKRFRDAARIPLRED; this comes from the coding sequence ATGTATGAACAACTCGCTTCCTTCGCGCAGACGTGGGGACTCGTCTATTTCGTTATCCTTTTTGCGGCGGTCCTCGTCTATGCGCTGTGGCCGAGCAACGGCAAGCGTTTCCGCGATGCCGCCCGCATCCCCCTTCGGGAGGACTGA